A part of Streptomyces sp. NBC_01235 genomic DNA contains:
- a CDS encoding Wzz/FepE/Etk N-terminal domain-containing protein, which produces MSDDTIRLVTIGRIIRRRWRLLTMFALVGALVGYGASLLFPPRYTTSASVLLPGTWEERELLTQTEVATSSVVVDRAAATLGWTGVSGSDLRDQVSAKATDGNIIKISGTADSPERAQRLSDQVAKEFVSYATRIASDSADPEAAEDLAALQQSVEDTSRRISKLADATDPGQTVESVQTRTELEKLRTALREAISTIKQADPVDDEAKNMVVMGSAARPTGEAPPTRTQLIAGGALLFLLSAVIGHLTAARMSRRLRGEPEIAAALGSALLGTVDVPVERPTHRPEGRGLRAWMRRLLGLDVRWDIPAPQTSGDEASRKIRYRRVFSRLRDQLPAPQRLLVVFPEGDEIARRAAGQLVVEAGSDPVLRAVAVSVSRPMVPDRGHESGALVVVSAGSWTAAELAGIAEACADAKHAVLGIVLAGPVRATRSADHPRHAAVPALASFDGELDEATGATG; this is translated from the coding sequence TTGAGCGATGACACGATACGCCTGGTCACCATCGGGCGGATTATCCGTCGGCGCTGGCGGCTGCTCACCATGTTCGCCCTGGTGGGTGCGCTCGTCGGATACGGCGCCTCCTTGCTGTTTCCGCCGCGCTACACGACCTCGGCATCGGTGCTGCTGCCGGGGACGTGGGAGGAGCGCGAGCTGCTGACTCAGACGGAGGTGGCGACCAGTTCGGTGGTGGTCGACCGCGCGGCCGCCACGCTCGGCTGGACCGGGGTGAGCGGCAGCGACCTGCGGGATCAGGTCAGCGCCAAGGCCACCGACGGGAACATCATCAAGATCTCCGGCACGGCCGACTCCCCGGAGCGTGCACAGCGGCTCTCCGACCAGGTGGCCAAGGAGTTCGTCTCCTACGCCACGCGGATCGCGAGCGACAGTGCCGACCCGGAGGCGGCGGAGGATCTCGCCGCGCTTCAGCAGTCGGTGGAGGACACCAGCCGCCGCATCAGCAAGCTGGCCGACGCGACCGATCCGGGGCAGACCGTGGAGAGCGTGCAGACCCGCACCGAGCTGGAGAAGCTGCGCACCGCGCTGCGGGAGGCCATCAGCACCATCAAGCAGGCCGACCCGGTCGACGACGAGGCGAAGAACATGGTCGTCATGGGGTCGGCGGCCCGGCCGACCGGTGAGGCACCGCCGACGAGGACGCAGCTCATCGCCGGCGGAGCGCTGCTGTTCCTCCTGTCCGCGGTCATCGGCCATCTCACCGCCGCGCGGATGAGCCGCCGGCTGCGCGGCGAACCGGAGATCGCCGCGGCGCTGGGCTCGGCGCTGCTGGGTACCGTCGACGTACCCGTTGAACGGCCCACGCACCGGCCGGAAGGCCGTGGCCTGCGGGCTTGGATGCGCCGACTGCTGGGCCTCGACGTCCGGTGGGACATCCCGGCCCCGCAGACGTCCGGCGACGAGGCCAGCAGGAAGATCCGCTACCGGCGGGTGTTCTCCCGCCTCCGGGACCAGCTGCCGGCCCCGCAGCGGCTGCTGGTCGTCTTCCCCGAGGGAGACGAGATCGCCCGCCGGGCCGCCGGGCAGCTCGTCGTCGAGGCCGGGAGCGATCCGGTGCTGCGAGCGGTGGCGGTCTCGGTGTCCCGGCCGATGGTGCCGGACCGCGGCCACGAGTCCGGTGCCCTGGTCGTAGTCAGCGCCGGCAGCTGGACTGCGGCGGAGCTCGCCGGCATCGCCGAGGCGTGTGCGGACGCCAAGCACGCGGTCCTCGGCATCGTCCTCGCCGGTCCGGTCCGTGCGACGCGGTCGGCCGACCACCCGCGGCATGCCGCCGTACCGGCGCTCGCGAGCTTCGACGGCGAACTGGACGAAGCGACAGGAGCCACAGGGTGA
- the asnB gene encoding asparagine synthase (glutamine-hydrolyzing), whose protein sequence is MCGIAGTYRWPDGKVVTDRLTETLAHRGPDGAGRYGHPLGDGEVQLGHRRLAIVDLSETGAQPMVSGGLVLTYNGELYNAPELRAELAAAGVRFRGTSDTEVLLEAWRRWGTDCLPRLRGMFAFGIFDERTGELVLARDQLGIKPLFLLRRGEGLVFASELKALAAVTGGSLQVDHAALVASLLYYWVPDSRCAFREAEKLPPGSWLRCRPDGRVERGRFWNLRDVAAEGRERARGGEQPDLAAVVEESTRRHLLSDVPVATFLSGGLDSSYLTALAARDRPGISAYTIGFRAEDARFEAMPDDLRYARQVAERFGVDLHEIEIAPNVLDLLPQMTYHLDEPIGDPAAINTFLICSAAREAGVKVMLSGMGADELFAGYRKHLANLLALRYQRVPRPLRRGLSGAVDRLPVASARRGYRSVRFAKRFLSFADLPEETAFRRSYTMYDQDELLALIDPDLAQAVDDVLTEHADVYQDNDLDDFVNRMCLGDARMFLPGLNLAYTDRSSMAASTEVRVPYVDVEVVKAAFAVPGDRKIVGRQGKAVLKEAAASVLPREIVYRPKGLFSAPLRAWMSRDLAPLVREVVNDGELVRSGFLRRDALARMVAEDAAGQQDFSKHLWHVLTLEYWYRGATSGSGQNSP, encoded by the coding sequence ATGTGTGGCATCGCAGGCACTTACCGATGGCCGGACGGGAAGGTCGTGACCGACCGGCTCACCGAGACCCTCGCCCACCGCGGTCCGGACGGGGCGGGCCGGTACGGCCACCCCCTCGGCGACGGCGAGGTGCAGCTCGGGCACCGCCGGCTGGCCATCGTCGACCTGTCCGAGACCGGCGCCCAGCCGATGGTCTCCGGCGGCCTCGTCCTGACGTACAACGGCGAGCTGTACAACGCGCCCGAGCTGCGTGCCGAGCTGGCAGCCGCCGGAGTGCGCTTCCGCGGTACCTCCGACACCGAGGTGCTCCTTGAGGCCTGGCGGCGCTGGGGCACGGACTGCCTGCCCCGGCTGCGCGGCATGTTCGCGTTCGGGATCTTCGACGAGCGAACCGGTGAGCTGGTGCTCGCCCGCGACCAGCTCGGCATCAAGCCGCTGTTCCTTCTCCGGCGCGGCGAGGGTCTGGTGTTCGCCTCCGAGCTCAAGGCGCTCGCCGCCGTGACCGGCGGGTCGCTGCAGGTGGACCACGCGGCGCTGGTGGCCTCGCTGCTGTACTACTGGGTGCCGGACTCACGGTGCGCGTTCCGCGAAGCGGAGAAGCTGCCGCCGGGGAGCTGGCTGAGGTGCCGGCCCGACGGCCGGGTGGAGCGCGGCCGGTTCTGGAACCTGAGGGACGTCGCCGCCGAGGGCCGGGAGCGGGCCCGCGGCGGCGAGCAGCCCGATCTCGCCGCCGTCGTCGAGGAGTCGACCCGGCGCCACCTGCTCTCCGACGTACCCGTGGCGACCTTCCTCTCCGGCGGTCTCGACTCCAGCTACCTGACCGCGCTGGCGGCCCGCGACCGGCCCGGGATCTCCGCCTACACGATCGGGTTCCGCGCCGAGGACGCCAGGTTCGAGGCGATGCCGGACGACCTGCGCTACGCCCGGCAGGTGGCCGAGCGGTTCGGCGTCGACCTGCACGAGATCGAGATCGCTCCGAACGTGCTCGACCTGCTGCCACAGATGACGTACCACCTGGACGAGCCGATCGGCGACCCCGCCGCGATCAACACGTTCCTGATCTGCTCGGCCGCCCGGGAGGCCGGGGTCAAGGTGATGCTCTCGGGGATGGGCGCCGACGAGCTGTTCGCCGGGTACCGCAAGCACCTGGCCAACCTGCTCGCGCTGCGCTACCAGCGCGTCCCGCGGCCCCTGCGGCGCGGCCTGTCCGGGGCCGTGGACCGGCTGCCGGTCGCCTCGGCCCGCCGGGGGTACCGGTCGGTGCGCTTCGCGAAGCGGTTCCTCTCCTTCGCCGATCTGCCGGAGGAGACCGCGTTCCGGCGCAGCTACACCATGTACGACCAGGACGAGCTGCTCGCCCTGATCGATCCGGACCTGGCCCAGGCGGTCGACGACGTGCTGACCGAGCACGCGGACGTCTACCAGGACAACGACCTCGACGACTTCGTCAACCGCATGTGCCTGGGCGACGCCCGGATGTTCCTGCCGGGCCTGAACCTCGCCTACACGGACCGGTCGAGCATGGCCGCCTCGACCGAGGTGCGGGTGCCGTACGTGGACGTCGAGGTGGTCAAGGCGGCGTTCGCCGTGCCCGGTGATCGCAAGATCGTCGGACGCCAGGGCAAGGCCGTACTCAAGGAGGCGGCCGCCTCGGTCCTGCCCCGGGAGATCGTGTACCGGCCCAAGGGCCTGTTCAGCGCCCCGCTGCGGGCCTGGATGAGCCGGGATCTGGCACCGCTGGTGCGCGAGGTGGTCAACGACGGCGAACTCGTCCGTTCCGGGTTCCTGCGCCGCGACGCGCTGGCGCGCATGGTCGCCGAGGACGCCGCCGGGCAGCAGGACTTCTCCAAGCATCTGTGGCATGTGCTGACCCTCGAGTACTGGTATCGCGGCGCGACCTCCGGGTCCGGCCAGAACTCTCCCTGA
- a CDS encoding Wzz/FepE/Etk N-terminal domain-containing protein: protein MTTSTTAESSAAAPLLDLQALVAAVRRRRRLWSSLALLGLLVGAAVAFLLPQPPTAVTKVLVAHEEDQPNDPGTLIRTDVALLQTTRIADKALKSLESREKAGDFMQDYSGTGLTNNVLQITVTGDSDAEAVARAKALADAFVADHVKRIQEASKAEAKALLDQRDQLKDQLAQVNKAIGDGTEASGPGSSADLESLYARRAELTSQITDFSQRAAEASIGTPRLVAGTQIVDAPYVVRHSLPKAAATGAAIGLFLGLFLGLAVAAVGAVVADRPVLRREIAANLGASVIVELPHRSGRRWQRRRVRAARERLTTSLARTVRGSAEPVSLLELGCARNTSVIALDLARALAAEGPVVVVDGLPGRQLAGRRPKPGDPAVVTGERAAAVSPEERRLGVGSVAPGAAWTDLQYLGTRTVLVVRAGHGSAAWLHTVARQLADQRIAVIGVVLIDPDPRDRTDGTLWNGLHTALHGHNERPSRQNGGGTSHAVQAVGEGRRGRERPPMWAARVPDSDQEAR from the coding sequence GTGACAACGAGTACGACTGCGGAGTCGTCGGCCGCAGCTCCGCTGCTGGATCTTCAGGCTCTGGTGGCGGCGGTGCGCAGACGGCGCCGCCTCTGGTCGTCCCTCGCGCTGCTGGGGCTGCTCGTCGGCGCGGCGGTGGCGTTCCTGCTGCCGCAGCCGCCGACCGCGGTGACCAAGGTTCTGGTCGCGCATGAGGAGGACCAGCCGAACGACCCCGGAACGCTGATCCGCACCGACGTCGCACTGCTGCAGACCACACGGATCGCCGACAAGGCCCTGAAGTCCCTCGAGTCCCGGGAAAAGGCCGGCGACTTCATGCAGGACTACAGCGGTACCGGTCTGACCAACAACGTGCTGCAGATCACCGTGACCGGGGACAGCGACGCGGAAGCGGTGGCCCGCGCCAAGGCGTTGGCCGACGCGTTCGTCGCAGACCATGTGAAGCGGATACAGGAGGCCTCGAAAGCCGAGGCCAAGGCCCTGCTCGACCAGCGTGACCAGCTGAAGGACCAACTGGCCCAGGTCAACAAGGCGATCGGAGACGGAACCGAGGCGAGCGGGCCGGGGTCGTCGGCGGACCTGGAATCTCTCTACGCCCGCCGGGCCGAACTCACCTCGCAGATCACCGATTTCAGCCAACGGGCCGCGGAGGCGAGCATCGGCACGCCCCGGCTCGTCGCCGGCACGCAGATCGTGGACGCCCCGTACGTGGTCCGGCACTCCCTGCCCAAGGCCGCTGCCACCGGCGCCGCGATCGGGCTCTTCCTCGGGCTCTTCCTCGGGCTCGCGGTGGCCGCGGTCGGCGCGGTGGTGGCGGACCGTCCCGTGCTGCGCCGGGAGATCGCCGCGAACCTCGGCGCCTCGGTCATCGTCGAGCTGCCCCACCGGTCGGGCCGACGATGGCAGCGCCGCCGGGTCCGGGCTGCACGCGAACGGCTCACCACGTCCCTGGCCCGCACCGTGCGCGGCTCCGCGGAACCCGTATCGCTGCTGGAACTGGGCTGCGCGCGCAACACGAGCGTGATCGCCCTGGACCTCGCCAGGGCACTGGCGGCGGAGGGACCGGTGGTCGTCGTCGACGGTCTGCCCGGCCGACAGCTCGCCGGCCGCCGCCCGAAGCCGGGGGATCCGGCCGTGGTCACCGGCGAGCGTGCCGCAGCCGTGTCGCCCGAGGAGCGCCGGCTCGGCGTCGGCTCGGTGGCGCCCGGTGCGGCGTGGACCGACCTGCAATACCTCGGCACCCGGACCGTGCTCGTCGTGCGTGCCGGGCACGGCAGCGCCGCATGGCTGCACACCGTGGCACGGCAGCTCGCGGACCAGCGCATCGCGGTGATCGGTGTGGTGCTGATCGACCCCGACCCGCGTGACCGGACCGACGGCACGCTGTGGAACGGGCTGCACACCGCGCTGCACGGCCACAACGAACGGCCGTCCCGGCAGAACGGTGGGGGTACCTCCCACGCCGTTCAGGCAGTGGGGGAGGGACGGCGGGGGAGGGAGCGGCCGCCGATGTGGGCGGCACGGGTCCCGGACAGCGACCAGGAGGCGCGGTAG
- a CDS encoding contact-dependent growth inhibition system immunity protein, with amino-acid sequence MDRLLHLDRTLDELDPPRWAPPSPDATRLVRTVHELRRVPLGELGAADLRTLLSQQVALPYVLPLAVRLLIEEPLLDAWFYEGDLLLAAVNAPASAWALLPEPGARLRAVITTLPEAVVAGLPRGAAEDLARFVARPETLRRPDS; translated from the coding sequence ATGGACCGTCTGCTGCACCTCGACCGCACGCTCGACGAGCTGGACCCACCCCGGTGGGCGCCCCCTTCCCCTGACGCGACCCGGTTGGTGCGCACAGTGCATGAGTTGCGGCGTGTGCCCCTGGGCGAACTCGGTGCGGCGGATCTGCGCACTCTCCTTTCACAGCAGGTGGCACTGCCCTACGTCCTTCCACTCGCCGTCCGCCTGCTGATCGAGGAGCCACTGCTCGACGCCTGGTTCTACGAGGGCGACCTGCTGCTCGCTGCCGTCAATGCCCCTGCTTCGGCCTGGGCCTTGCTGCCAGAGCCCGGCGCGCGGCTGCGGGCCGTGATCACGACTTTGCCGGAGGCGGTGGTCGCCGGCCTGCCCCGCGGTGCCGCCGAGGATCTTGCCCGCTTCGTCGCGCGGCCCGAGACGCTGCGCCGACCTGACAGCTGA
- a CDS encoding sugar transferase, which yields MAQGELVSPFPSAHGRLANGAISRPASDWEQRYRRTVITSDTVATAFVVAGIGNFFGARDAANWHEKWGILAFGTELLVLGALAVSRAWAPAVLGQGAEEFRRLGRSLFTATVVLALGGIALTSRNIKLWIFVAIPAIALVTMTARYLLRLSLHKQRKEGRCLRPVLAAGSPATVRDLITRTRKSPHLGWRVDAVCTTDGPWLNGDQLDGVPVVGRLADVAGHVRRDGYRVVAVTPDPHWSPDRLQRLAWNLEGSDTEMVVAPVLMEVAGPRLHVDAVLGIPLLRVSMPTFTGGRRAVKAVVDRIGATILLMLFAPLMLSVGLLVLVDSRGGAFYRQRRVGKDGREFTILKFRTMVAGADAARAALAGRNEGAGPLFKLRRDPRVTRVGAVLRRYSIDELPQLFNVLTGSMSLVGPRPPLPEESAAYGPDIRRRLLVKPGLTGLWQISGRSDLSWEEAVRLDLRYVEDWSLALDTVILWKTLRAVLYGQGAY from the coding sequence GTGGCGCAAGGGGAATTGGTCAGCCCGTTTCCGTCGGCGCACGGGCGTCTGGCGAACGGGGCAATCAGCCGGCCCGCGAGCGACTGGGAGCAGCGGTACCGCCGTACCGTGATCACCAGCGATACCGTGGCCACCGCCTTCGTGGTGGCGGGGATCGGCAACTTCTTCGGGGCCAGGGACGCGGCCAACTGGCATGAGAAGTGGGGAATTCTCGCGTTCGGCACCGAGCTGCTGGTGCTGGGGGCGCTTGCGGTGAGCCGCGCGTGGGCTCCGGCCGTGCTCGGCCAGGGCGCCGAGGAATTCCGCCGGCTCGGACGCTCACTGTTCACGGCGACCGTCGTACTGGCGCTCGGCGGGATCGCCCTCACCTCGCGCAACATCAAACTCTGGATCTTCGTCGCGATCCCCGCGATCGCGCTCGTCACCATGACCGCGAGATATCTGCTGCGCCTCTCGCTGCACAAACAGCGCAAGGAAGGACGGTGCCTGCGCCCGGTGCTCGCTGCCGGGAGCCCGGCCACCGTGCGCGACCTGATCACCCGAACCCGCAAGTCCCCGCACCTCGGCTGGCGGGTGGACGCGGTGTGCACGACGGACGGTCCCTGGCTGAACGGTGACCAACTGGACGGAGTGCCGGTCGTCGGCCGGCTCGCGGACGTCGCGGGCCACGTCCGCCGCGACGGCTACCGTGTCGTCGCGGTCACACCGGACCCGCACTGGTCACCGGACCGGCTTCAGCGGCTGGCCTGGAACCTCGAAGGCAGCGACACCGAGATGGTCGTGGCCCCCGTGCTGATGGAGGTGGCCGGCCCGCGGCTGCACGTCGACGCGGTGCTCGGGATCCCGCTGCTGCGGGTCAGCATGCCGACCTTCACCGGGGGCCGCCGGGCGGTCAAAGCGGTCGTCGACCGAATAGGCGCAACGATTCTGCTGATGCTGTTCGCGCCGCTGATGCTGTCCGTCGGGCTGCTCGTGCTGGTGGACAGCCGGGGTGGGGCGTTCTACCGCCAGCGCAGAGTCGGCAAGGACGGCCGCGAGTTCACCATTCTCAAGTTCCGCACCATGGTCGCCGGGGCTGACGCGGCACGTGCCGCGCTGGCCGGCCGCAACGAGGGCGCCGGCCCGCTGTTCAAGCTCCGCCGGGATCCGCGGGTGACCCGGGTGGGAGCAGTGCTGCGCCGGTACTCGATCGACGAGCTCCCGCAGCTTTTCAACGTGCTCACCGGATCGATGTCGCTCGTCGGTCCGCGGCCTCCGTTGCCGGAGGAGTCCGCCGCGTACGGCCCGGACATCCGGCGGCGGCTGCTGGTCAAGCCCGGACTCACCGGCCTGTGGCAGATCAGCGGACGCAGCGACCTGTCGTGGGAGGAGGCGGTCCGGCTGGACCTGCGGTACGTGGAGGACTGGTCGCTCGCCCTGGACACGGTGATCTTGTGGAAGACGCTGCGTGCGGTGCTCTACGGGCAGGGGGCCTACTGA
- a CDS encoding nucleotide sugar dehydrogenase, giving the protein MRVSVFGLGYVGCVSAACLASMGHEVIGVDVNQVKVDLVNDGKAPVVEERIGELIAEVVRTGALRATGDVREAIMDSEVSLVCVGTPSEPNGSLCTTYLERVTEQIGAALAEGAKQGGRHTVVFRSTMLPGTCLNLLVPILEKYVGGTAGVDVGVAVNPEFLREGTSVRDFFDPPKTVIGELDPASGDAVMALYDGLPGEVFRVPVPTAEAIKYADNAFHGLKIGFANELGAVCQALGVDSHQVMDVFLADRKLNISPAYLRPGFAFGGSCLPKDLRSLVYAAQRADVSVPILAHVLPSNSDHLQRAVELVERTGKRRVGLFGLSFKPGTDDLRESPLVELAERLFGKGYDLKIYDANVSLSRLIGANREYIETRLPHLAQLLADSVEEVLEHAEVCMVGTRDPAVLSALPHGDGPVIIDLIHLPDADARRAEPGYVGLAW; this is encoded by the coding sequence ATGAGAGTCAGCGTTTTCGGGCTCGGTTACGTGGGCTGCGTGTCGGCCGCGTGCCTGGCCAGCATGGGTCACGAGGTCATCGGGGTGGACGTGAACCAGGTGAAGGTCGACCTGGTCAACGACGGCAAGGCCCCGGTGGTCGAGGAGCGGATCGGCGAGCTCATCGCCGAGGTCGTGCGGACCGGAGCGCTACGCGCCACCGGCGACGTCCGCGAGGCGATCATGGACAGCGAGGTGTCGCTGGTCTGCGTCGGTACGCCGTCGGAGCCCAACGGCAGCCTGTGCACCACGTACTTGGAACGGGTCACCGAGCAGATCGGCGCCGCGCTGGCCGAGGGGGCCAAGCAGGGGGGCCGGCACACCGTCGTGTTCCGCAGCACCATGCTCCCGGGCACCTGCCTGAACCTGCTGGTACCGATCCTGGAGAAGTACGTCGGCGGCACGGCCGGGGTGGACGTCGGGGTCGCGGTCAACCCGGAGTTCCTGCGCGAGGGCACGAGCGTGCGGGACTTCTTCGACCCGCCCAAGACCGTCATCGGCGAGCTCGACCCGGCGAGCGGCGATGCGGTGATGGCGCTGTACGACGGCTTGCCGGGCGAGGTGTTCCGGGTGCCGGTCCCGACGGCCGAGGCGATCAAATACGCGGACAACGCGTTCCACGGCCTCAAGATCGGCTTCGCGAACGAGCTGGGCGCGGTGTGCCAGGCGCTCGGGGTGGACTCGCACCAGGTGATGGACGTGTTCCTGGCCGACCGCAAGCTGAACATCAGCCCCGCCTACCTGCGGCCCGGCTTCGCCTTCGGTGGCTCCTGCCTGCCCAAGGACCTGCGCAGCCTGGTTTACGCGGCGCAGCGGGCCGACGTCTCGGTGCCCATCCTCGCCCACGTGCTGCCCTCCAACTCCGACCATCTGCAGCGCGCGGTGGAGTTGGTCGAGCGCACCGGCAAGCGCCGGGTGGGCCTGTTCGGACTGTCCTTCAAACCCGGCACCGACGACCTCCGCGAGAGCCCGCTCGTCGAGCTGGCGGAAAGGCTCTTCGGCAAGGGTTACGACCTGAAGATCTACGACGCCAACGTGAGCCTCTCCCGGCTGATCGGCGCGAACCGCGAGTACATCGAGACCCGGCTGCCGCACCTCGCGCAGCTGCTCGCGGATTCCGTCGAGGAAGTGCTCGAGCACGCCGAGGTGTGCATGGTCGGGACCAGGGATCCGGCCGTGTTGTCGGCGCTGCCCCATGGCGACGGCCCGGTGATCATCGACCTCATCCACCTTCCCGACGCCGATGCGCGCCGGGCCGAACCGGGGTACGTGGGCCTTGCTTGGTGA
- a CDS encoding glycosyltransferase family 4 protein: MRAGPNRGTWALLGDARSDDRPDRRALILVENLSVPFDRRVWQECTTLRDAGWKVHVICPQGSKRDTEPEAEIDGVRIHRYPLRAATGGPAGYLREYGSALWHTVRLARKVGPVDVVHACNPPDLLFLPALWLKRRGARFVFDQHDLVPELYLSRFGRGEDLLYRAVCALERRTYRAADVVLATNESYRDVAVRRGGRRPEDVFVVRSAPDIDRFHPVPPEPELKRGKPHLLCYLGVMGPQDGVDYALRALAKLRDELGRTDWHAVFVGAGDTFDAMVELSRRLGLSEQVQFTGRIPDADLVRYLSTADVCLSPDPRNPLNDVSTMNKVLEYMVMGRPIVSFDLREARVSAGDAAVYAPANDEAGFAELIALLLDDPEKRARMGKIGQERISGSLSWRNSQASLLAAYAAARRDRAPVTARDPDPAGEGRAVER; the protein is encoded by the coding sequence ATGCGCGCCGGGCCGAACCGGGGTACGTGGGCCTTGCTTGGTGACGCGAGAAGCGACGACCGGCCGGACCGGCGCGCGCTGATCCTGGTGGAGAACCTGTCGGTGCCGTTCGACCGACGGGTGTGGCAGGAGTGCACGACGCTGCGCGACGCGGGCTGGAAGGTGCACGTCATCTGTCCCCAAGGGAGTAAGCGGGACACGGAGCCGGAGGCGGAGATCGACGGGGTGCGGATCCACCGCTACCCGTTGCGCGCGGCCACCGGAGGGCCGGCCGGCTACCTGCGGGAGTACGGATCGGCGTTGTGGCATACGGTCCGGCTGGCCCGCAAGGTCGGCCCGGTCGACGTGGTCCACGCCTGCAACCCGCCCGACCTGCTGTTCCTGCCGGCACTGTGGCTGAAGCGGCGTGGAGCGCGGTTCGTCTTCGACCAGCACGACCTGGTACCCGAGCTGTACCTCTCCCGGTTCGGCCGCGGCGAAGACCTGCTCTACCGCGCCGTGTGCGCGCTGGAACGGCGGACCTACCGGGCCGCGGACGTCGTGCTCGCCACGAACGAGAGCTACCGGGACGTCGCGGTGCGCCGTGGCGGTCGGCGGCCGGAGGACGTCTTCGTGGTGCGCAGCGCGCCCGACATCGACCGGTTCCACCCCGTACCGCCCGAGCCGGAGCTGAAGCGCGGCAAGCCTCATCTGCTGTGCTACCTCGGCGTCATGGGCCCGCAGGACGGCGTCGACTACGCCTTGCGGGCCCTCGCGAAGCTGCGCGACGAGCTCGGGCGGACCGACTGGCATGCGGTGTTCGTCGGGGCCGGTGACACCTTCGACGCGATGGTGGAGCTGTCCCGGCGGCTCGGGCTCTCGGAGCAGGTGCAGTTCACCGGGCGCATTCCGGACGCCGACCTGGTGCGCTACCTGTCCACCGCGGACGTCTGCCTCTCCCCCGACCCGCGCAATCCGCTCAACGACGTGTCGACCATGAACAAGGTCCTGGAGTACATGGTGATGGGCCGGCCGATCGTCTCGTTCGACCTCCGGGAGGCGCGCGTCTCCGCCGGTGACGCCGCCGTCTACGCGCCCGCCAACGACGAGGCCGGGTTCGCCGAGCTCATCGCGCTGCTGCTGGACGACCCGGAGAAGCGGGCCCGGATGGGCAAGATCGGCCAGGAGCGGATCAGCGGGTCGCTCTCCTGGCGGAACTCGCAAGCGTCGCTGCTCGCCGCCTACGCCGCTGCCCGCCGTGACCGGGCTCCGGTGACCGCGCGCGACCCGGACCCCGCAGGGGAAGGCCGCGCCGTTGAGCGATGA